One genomic segment of Alphaproteobacteria bacterium LSUCC0719 includes these proteins:
- a CDS encoding glutathione S-transferase family protein — MRVLHHHPLYGASRTVRLVLAERRAVYLPKLESPWDRHEDFLSLNPAGDVPVLVTEDGDVLCGCMVIAEYLEETGDDDGRLIWGTASERAEIRRLTDWFERKFVVEVGAPLLNERYLKRVTSRGNPSSEVMRAAMTNLHIHLDYIDWLAEQGNWLAGKAISLADLSAAAHLSVTDYFGDINWDRHPEARLWYAKIKSRPAFRDLLEDVVAGLAPSPHYTDLDF, encoded by the coding sequence ATGCGCGTTCTGCATCATCACCCTCTCTATGGCGCGTCACGGACCGTCAGGCTTGTGCTTGCCGAGCGGCGCGCTGTTTACCTTCCAAAGCTGGAATCTCCCTGGGATCGTCATGAGGATTTTCTGTCGCTGAATCCGGCCGGGGATGTGCCGGTGCTGGTGACCGAAGATGGCGACGTGCTGTGCGGCTGCATGGTCATTGCGGAATATCTTGAGGAAACCGGGGATGATGACGGGCGGCTGATCTGGGGAACCGCGAGCGAGCGTGCCGAGATCCGGCGGCTGACGGACTGGTTTGAACGCAAATTCGTTGTCGAGGTCGGGGCGCCGCTGCTCAATGAGAGATATCTGAAACGCGTGACCTCGCGGGGCAACCCCTCGTCGGAGGTAATGCGCGCTGCGATGACCAATCTTCACATCCATCTCGATTACATCGACTGGCTTGCCGAACAGGGAAACTGGCTTGCCGGCAAGGCGATCTCGCTTGCCGACCTCAGCGCGGCCGCGCATCTGTCGGTGACCGATTATTTTGGCGATATCAATTGGGACAGGCATCCCGAGGCCAGGCTCTGGTATGCGAAAATCAAATCACGGCCGGCGTTTCGCGACCTGCTTGAGGATGTTGTCGCCGGGCTGGCACCTTCGCCGCATTATACCGATCTCGATTTCTAG
- a CDS encoding GNAT family N-acetyltransferase: MSDISVQTDQDLPAIEALMAEAFGPQRHDRSVWTLRPGPPVPSLCLVIRDGTVTVGSLRFWEVMLGSQVILLFGPLAVRPELRGRGFGRALVNAGLERAAKGDWPLILVSGEVDYYPRFGFVPAAPYGLDWPGFIEPERLQFYELKAGALAALPAAPLAVRPLPG, translated from the coding sequence ATGTCAGACATTTCCGTACAGACAGACCAGGATCTTCCGGCGATTGAGGCCCTGATGGCCGAGGCGTTCGGCCCGCAGCGTCATGACCGGTCGGTCTGGACCCTGCGGCCCGGCCCGCCGGTGCCGTCCCTGTGCCTTGTGATCCGTGACGGCACCGTCACAGTCGGATCGTTGCGGTTCTGGGAAGTGATGCTGGGATCGCAGGTCATTCTGCTGTTCGGGCCGCTTGCGGTACGTCCGGAGCTTCGTGGTCGCGGCTTTGGGCGGGCGCTGGTCAATGCCGGGCTGGAGCGCGCTGCCAAGGGCGACTGGCCGCTGATCCTCGTGTCGGGCGAGGTCGATTACTATCCCCGGTTCGGGTTTGTGCCGGCCGCGCCCTATGGTCTGGACTGGCCGGGCTTCATCGAGCCTGAACGGCTGCAATTCTACGAACTGAAGGCCGGCGCATTGGCCGCATTGCCAGCGGCCCCCCTTGCTGTCAGACCGCTTCCCGGCTAG